One genomic window of Candidatus Wallbacteria bacterium includes the following:
- the purF gene encoding amidophosphoribosyltransferase → MLFDKMSEECGVFGYHSATPDASIASLIFYGLFALQHRGQESCGIAVNRDRKLILSKKMGLVAHSFNAAELSGLNGRMGIGHVRYSTAGDSEIANAQPLCAEIGKSYTDFIALGHNGNLTNAAELKDELKNSGSTFHSTTDSEVILTLIARARENDLIGDLKSSLARLKGAFSLVILTSDCLIGVRDPYGVRPLVLGKQGQDWVLASETCALDIIKAEFVRELSPGEILIIDKNGLKSEFLPPVNVKKQCVFELIYFSRPDSYHFGTNVHIARERMGAALARQDNGLQADYVIAIPDSGVAASLGYGQESGITYERGFTRNHYIGRSFIHPFQDQREMVVKVKLNPVYPIVNKHDLVVIDDSLVRGTTCRQIVKILRDFGCGKVHLRFASPPIRHSCVYGIDTPHREKLLAANMDLEGIREFVGADSVKYLSLENLKSCLAQPDDFCYACFDGKYF, encoded by the coding sequence ATGCTTTTTGACAAAATGAGCGAAGAGTGCGGGGTTTTCGGTTATCATTCAGCGACGCCGGACGCTTCGATTGCCAGTCTGATCTTTTACGGTCTGTTCGCGCTGCAGCACCGAGGCCAGGAAAGCTGCGGAATCGCCGTGAATCGGGACAGAAAACTAATCCTCAGTAAAAAAATGGGACTGGTGGCTCATTCCTTTAATGCAGCTGAACTTTCTGGTTTGAACGGCAGGATGGGGATTGGTCATGTGCGCTATTCAACAGCCGGAGATTCGGAAATTGCCAATGCCCAGCCTCTCTGTGCCGAGATCGGAAAATCATATACCGATTTCATCGCCCTCGGCCATAACGGCAACCTCACCAATGCGGCGGAACTGAAGGATGAGCTGAAGAACAGCGGCTCCACGTTCCATTCCACTACAGACAGCGAAGTGATTTTGACCCTGATCGCACGAGCCAGGGAAAACGACCTGATCGGAGATCTTAAATCCTCTCTGGCCAGGCTGAAAGGTGCTTTCTCCCTCGTCATCCTCACCAGCGACTGCCTGATAGGCGTACGGGATCCATATGGAGTACGTCCGCTGGTGCTTGGAAAACAGGGTCAAGACTGGGTGCTGGCCTCTGAAACCTGCGCCCTGGACATCATCAAGGCCGAATTTGTGCGCGAACTCTCCCCTGGAGAAATTCTGATCATCGATAAAAACGGCCTGAAAAGCGAATTTCTTCCTCCTGTTAATGTCAAGAAGCAGTGCGTGTTCGAGCTGATCTATTTTTCACGGCCTGACAGCTATCATTTCGGTACCAATGTCCATATCGCCCGGGAACGGATGGGGGCTGCACTGGCGAGGCAGGACAACGGACTTCAAGCGGATTACGTTATAGCCATACCTGACTCGGGCGTAGCGGCATCCCTTGGTTACGGACAGGAATCAGGTATCACCTATGAACGGGGATTCACCAGAAACCACTATATCGGCAGGAGTTTCATCCACCCCTTCCAGGACCAGCGGGAAATGGTAGTCAAAGTCAAACTGAATCCTGTTTATCCCATTGTCAATAAACATGACCTTGTAGTGATCGACGATTCACTGGTGCGCGGTACCACCTGCCGGCAGATCGTAAAAATTCTGAGGGACTTCGGCTGCGGAAAAGTGCATCTCCGTTTCGCCTCTCCACCGATCAGGCACTCCTGTGTCTATGGGATCGACACCCCGCACAGAGAGAAACTCCTGGCAGCCAACATGGATCTGGAAGGTATCAGAGAATTCGTCGGAGCGGACAGCGTCAAATACCTGAGCCTGGAAAATCTGAAAAGCTGCCTGGCCCAGCCCGACGATTTCTGTTACGCCTGCTTTGATGGGAAGTACTTTTAG
- the purL gene encoding phosphoribosylformylglycinamidine synthase subunit PurL → MNQAELAKLNLKQDEYKEICRRMKREPNFVELGIFSVLWSEHCSYKSSKIYLKTLPTKGEHVLQGPGENAGIVDLGKGEALAFKIESHNHPSYVEPFQGAATGVGGILRDIFTMGARPIALLDSIHFGNPDKSKKNSYLFERVVAGISWYGNCIGIPTVGGETKFDDCYSRNPLVNVMTAGLVASDGIRRGVASGVGNPVIYVGSKTGRDGIHGATFASDQLDDQSDSDRPAVQVGDPFSEKLLLEACLELFQTDYVVGIQDMGAAGLTSSSIEMAQRGGVGIRLDLDLVPQREERMSAYEIMLSESQERMLLVGKKGAEKKIAEIFHKWDLNYAVIGEIISKPEVRIQHLGKSAAVIPLAALEAPEYKRPAKPRVKSAAKPLNLVKHSNLQSDFIRLLEQSPGLRYLGDVFHKYDYQVGTNTAVGPGADTSVLRLKGGKRAVALNLESNGRLCYLNPFEGTKAVLSEAVINQACMGASPLGLTNCLNFGSPEKPEIMWEFAEVIRGMRDTCNFFKIPVTGGNVSFYNDYSENSIYPTPVFGLAGLINDCSVLPVIQEGYLYLAGESSSLAGSAFLKCFPQPDPDFQVDLEKIQNLQKFILSSYDKGLLTAAHDIAEGGLFFSLLESVALRKKIGVDITLPEGFSVCDIYAELPGKALLIVKPDKRKSFEKAAGSVDFPVNLIGKVVGKEQFSINGEKWDFRRLKDLYFRKCPRLKCFLTK, encoded by the coding sequence ATGAACCAAGCCGAGCTGGCCAAGTTGAACCTCAAACAGGATGAATATAAAGAAATCTGCAGACGCATGAAGAGGGAGCCAAATTTCGTCGAACTGGGAATTTTTTCAGTGCTCTGGTCAGAACACTGTTCATACAAAAGTTCGAAAATCTATTTGAAAACCCTGCCTACCAAAGGCGAACATGTGCTGCAGGGGCCGGGTGAGAATGCCGGGATCGTCGATCTCGGCAAGGGCGAAGCCCTGGCTTTCAAGATCGAGTCGCACAATCACCCTTCATATGTGGAACCATTTCAGGGAGCTGCCACAGGTGTCGGTGGTATCCTGCGAGACATTTTCACCATGGGTGCCCGACCGATCGCACTGCTTGATTCGATCCATTTCGGCAATCCGGATAAATCCAAGAAAAACAGCTATCTGTTTGAGCGGGTGGTCGCTGGTATCTCCTGGTATGGCAACTGCATCGGTATCCCGACAGTAGGTGGAGAAACCAAATTTGATGACTGCTATTCCCGGAATCCGCTTGTAAACGTGATGACCGCCGGTCTGGTTGCTTCGGACGGCATCAGGCGCGGTGTTGCATCCGGAGTAGGAAACCCGGTGATCTATGTGGGCAGCAAGACCGGCAGGGACGGTATCCATGGTGCCACCTTTGCTTCGGACCAGCTCGACGACCAGTCGGACTCAGACAGGCCGGCAGTGCAGGTAGGAGATCCGTTCAGTGAAAAATTGCTGCTGGAGGCCTGCCTGGAACTGTTCCAGACGGATTATGTCGTAGGTATCCAGGATATGGGCGCCGCAGGTCTGACTTCGTCCTCAATCGAAATGGCTCAGCGGGGCGGAGTGGGTATCAGACTAGATCTGGACCTGGTTCCTCAGCGCGAGGAGAGGATGAGCGCTTACGAAATCATGCTGTCTGAGTCTCAGGAGAGGATGCTGCTCGTAGGAAAAAAAGGTGCAGAGAAAAAAATCGCTGAAATTTTCCATAAATGGGACCTCAACTATGCAGTGATCGGTGAGATCATCAGTAAACCGGAAGTCCGGATCCAGCATCTGGGAAAATCCGCGGCAGTAATTCCGCTTGCTGCGCTTGAAGCTCCGGAATACAAGCGTCCTGCGAAACCGCGCGTCAAAAGTGCTGCAAAGCCCCTGAATCTTGTTAAACACTCCAATCTTCAGTCGGATTTCATAAGACTGCTGGAACAGTCTCCCGGACTGCGCTACCTGGGAGATGTTTTTCACAAGTACGATTATCAGGTGGGCACAAATACAGCAGTAGGACCTGGAGCAGACACGTCAGTGCTGAGGCTCAAAGGCGGTAAAAGGGCTGTGGCCCTTAATCTGGAAAGCAATGGACGGCTATGCTACCTGAATCCGTTTGAAGGCACCAAAGCGGTCCTCTCAGAAGCTGTGATCAACCAGGCCTGCATGGGAGCATCTCCGCTTGGCCTCACTAATTGCCTTAACTTCGGCTCTCCAGAGAAGCCTGAAATCATGTGGGAATTCGCGGAAGTCATCAGAGGTATGCGGGACACCTGCAATTTTTTCAAAATCCCCGTAACTGGCGGCAATGTGAGTTTTTATAACGACTATTCAGAAAACTCCATCTATCCGACCCCGGTTTTCGGCCTGGCCGGTCTGATCAATGACTGCAGTGTCCTGCCTGTGATACAAGAGGGTTACCTTTATCTTGCCGGTGAAAGTTCGTCACTGGCAGGTTCCGCTTTTCTGAAATGCTTTCCACAACCGGATCCTGATTTCCAGGTGGATCTGGAAAAAATCCAGAATCTGCAGAAATTCATTCTCTCGTCTTATGACAAAGGACTGCTCACTGCTGCGCATGACATCGCTGAAGGCGGGTTGTTTTTCTCTCTGCTGGAATCTGTGGCCCTGCGAAAAAAAATCGGAGTGGACATTACCTTGCCCGAAGGTTTCTCTGTCTGCGATATTTATGCCGAACTGCCTGGAAAGGCTTTACTCATAGTAAAGCCTGATAAGCGTAAATCTTTCGAAAAAGCAGCCGGATCTGTTGACTTTCCGGTCAATCTGATCGGAAAAGTCGTGGGAAAAGAACAGTTTTCGATCAACGGAGAAAAATGGGATTTCAGGAGATTGAAAGATCTCTATTTCAGAAAATGCCCGAGGTTGAAATGCTTTTTGACAAAATGA
- the purQ gene encoding phosphoribosylformylglycinamidine synthase subunit PurQ — protein sequence MKAAVILFPGSNCERDTYYALEQMGFEPYYLWHRSEKMEDRTVLAVLPGGFSFGDYLRTGAIACHSPVMKAVRKFSAGGGLVLGICNGFQILTESGLLPGVLQINTSLQFHCHDVFLTCENSETPFTSGVKGTLKLPIAHYEGNYFIEKKDFPGLTKNNQIAFSYATPEGKKSRRFNPNGSISDIAGVMNREKNILGMMPHPERAIEQILGGSDGSMIFRSLFASLKKGGRKK from the coding sequence ATGAAAGCTGCTGTCATCCTGTTCCCAGGTTCCAACTGCGAGCGCGACACTTATTATGCCTTGGAACAGATGGGTTTCGAGCCATATTATCTCTGGCACAGGAGCGAAAAAATGGAGGACAGGACGGTACTGGCCGTTCTACCCGGCGGCTTCTCTTTCGGCGATTACCTGAGGACCGGTGCCATCGCCTGCCATTCGCCTGTGATGAAGGCTGTGCGGAAATTCAGTGCAGGCGGAGGGCTGGTGCTGGGTATCTGCAACGGTTTCCAGATTCTCACTGAATCCGGGTTGCTCCCTGGAGTGCTGCAGATCAATACATCGCTTCAATTCCATTGCCATGATGTATTTCTGACCTGTGAGAATTCCGAAACCCCGTTTACATCCGGAGTGAAGGGAACCCTCAAACTCCCCATCGCCCATTACGAGGGGAATTATTTTATTGAGAAGAAAGATTTTCCAGGGCTTACGAAAAACAATCAGATCGCCTTCAGTTACGCCACTCCGGAAGGAAAAAAAAGCAGGCGTTTCAATCCAAACGGCTCCATCTCCGATATCGCCGGAGTCATGAATCGTGAAAAAAACATCCTGGGCATGATGCCGCATCCGGAACGCGCGATAGAGCAGATTTTAGGCGGATCTGACGGCAGCATGATTTTCAGGTCCCTCTTTGCGTCCCTGAAAAAAGGAGGTAGGAAAAAATGA